The following DNA comes from Naumovozyma castellii chromosome 4, complete genome.
GGGTGAAGAAgccaagaaggaaataatTGCTAACAATCCAAAATCTAAGGGTAACATCACTATTATTGGTGGCTGTGATTATTTGGACTTGGAAAAGGTCCCTGCCGTTGGTGGTAAGATTAAGGAAGCTCTTGGTGATAAACCCttaaacattattattcacAATGCAGGTTTGATGGCCCCAGATAACAAGGGTACTTCTGTCCAAGGGTATGAAGCCATGTTCCAAACTAATGTGCTTGGTTCTCAATTATTGCAACACTTCTTGGACCCtctatttttgaaagaggatgatatttcattaaagagAATTGTTTGGGTCAGTTCCGGAGCTCATTTCTTGGCACCACATCCATTTGGTATTAATTGGGAAGATCCATTGTATGAAAGTGTTCCTATTGCGGAAAGACCATCGCAAATGACACTATATGGTCAATCTAAGGCTGGGAATATTTACCAAGCTAAAATATGgtttgaaaagaataaggAAATTGctgaaaagattaattGTGTGTCAGTTTCATGTTATCCAGGTAATTTGAAGACTGATTTGCAAAGAGGTTGGGGTCTTTCATTAGCCATTGCTAGGGCCTTGATGTGGGATGGTATCTATGGTGCCTACTCTGAATTATTCGGTGCATTATCTCCAACTTTGAAATCAAGTGATTCTGGTAAATATGTAGTTCCCTTTGGTGAATTCCATGACCCAAGGGAAGATGTTAAGGCTGCGTTGACTAATGGAGTTGCAGAAAAAGTTTGGgaatttgttgaagaaaagattgCTCCATTTGTAGGCGATAAATAAGGGACTTCGTAAGAATTTATCTCTAAATCTGATTGAATACATTAGATGATATGTAATTACTATGTATATTTTAAGAAATGATAACATGCAAAAGGAAGCTAGAGGAATGTGGGTTTCATTCTTATTGGTTTGGTATATAATCAGCCAGGATAAGGATATAATCCATTGTAAATATaacatattcaattaaaaaCCCCATAAAGACAGTCAAAATTCCATGTCTATAAAGGAGTACCATTGGTGCATATAAAAATCCtgcaaataaagaaaaatgtgTCATTCCAGAGGCTTCTATGAGTAGATTCTTAGGTTCATGCATGAGTGCCGTGCCTGAGGTGAGTTGGGCAACCACTATGAGAAAAAATAGCCACCAATTAAATGAGGATGTCAATAAAAGGTATATGTTTAACGCAAATTGAACGGCCAGTAGGATCTGTAACACTCCAAAATATGGATATGAGTTATTGGACAATATCGTGTCAGTCATTTTGTAATATATGCCATTTAAACTTTGATATTCACGTATTTGTGATACCAGGATGGCCGTTGCATTCAACATATTTGGTTGAAGAACTCTTATTCTAGTGAGTTTATCAAGAACTGATCTAGTTTCCCAGTGGAGatgtattattatatacGATCGCGCCTAATGCCGCACTGTCCCTTCAAAGACTAAGAGCGATGATAGTGatcaataaaataatagGGGTTTCTCTAATTGATGGATGAACGTAACTAGAaagattttcaaatgtgGTTTGCGATAGTGGGTATTCTTTGATATTGGCGGGAAGGTCTTTCAGCTGAGTGTTTCTCCATTCTCCACCACTGTTCGGAGTTTCTTTTTTCAGTTGGGGGCGATGAGCGAGTGACATTCTTGGAAGTTTGTTTGTTGGTAATGTTGATCAACCACGAAACCATTGATGTGAAATATAGGTTTTCGCAAGGTACATCTTATACAGGGGAGAGAGTGTAGCCCATCCGATGCGATGGCAAAGACCAGGTTATCAAAGGGAAGCAAAGCAATGATTAAGCTAGAAAGCACAAACAACACGTCCGGGCGTTGGGCAAGGGGAAGGTGAAAGTATAAACAAGAATATTATGTATTTGGGCGGATCATTTTTTTAGAAAATGGATTTGATATTAGTCCCATTACGTATGCGAATTGCATTGCTGGGCTGAGCTGAGCTCACTTGACCAGACTGTTCGCGGATCGAgcaatgatgaaaaaaaaaacaagcttgaaaaatattatcaaaacTGATCTATCATCAGAACAAAGCAAAGCAAAGACTCAGACGCACACAAGATGGTTAAAAGAGCAGCCACTTCGGAACCCGAGTCATCTCACAGACAAATCAAGAAAGTTTCCAGAACTCATGCCCGTAACATCATCAACACGCAGGATGATTACAAGCATTTATATTTGAGTGTGCAACCTTTGGATATTTTCACTTGGGGGAGTGGACCCATGTGTGAGTTAGGGTTGGGTCCTCTTGCCAAGAATAAAGAGGTGAAGAGACCAAGATTGAACCCGTTTTTACCCATGGATAGTGTTAAGATTATTTCGTTTGCTGTGGGTGGTATGCATACTATTGCATTGGATGAAGAGAGTAACGTTTGGTCATGGGGGTGTAATGACGTTGGTGCGCTTGGAAGAGACACCTCTGGTGCTAAGGagcaattgaaagatatgGCTGATGCAGGATCTGATTCcgatgacgatgacgatggtgatttgaatgaattggaatCCACACCTACCAAGATTGATCGTAGTATGTTCCCACCCTTGGCTGAGGGCCATAAGATTGTTCAATTGGGGGCCACTGATAATTTAAGTTGTGCATTGTTTAGTAATGGTGAAGTTTACGCATGGGGGACATTTCGTTGTAACGAAGGTATCCTTGGGTTTTACCAAGACAAGATCAAGATTCAAAGGACACCATGGAGAGTTCCATCGTTTTCCAAGTTTAACATTGTGCAAATGGCACCGGGGAAGGATCACGTTTTATTTTTAGATGAAGCGGGAGTTGTATTTGCCTGGGGGAATGGCCAACAGCATCAATTGGGACGTAAAGTCATGGAAAGGTTCCGTTTGAACACATTGGATCCTCGCCCATTTGGACTCAAGCATATCAAATACATTGCGTCTGGGGAAAACCATTGTTTTGCtgtgaagaagaaagacgACAGTGTCGTCAGTTGGGGGTTAAACCAATTTGGTCAATGTGGTATTTCTGAGCAAGTGGAAGACGGATCATTGGTGACCGTTCCCTTAGCCGTGCAATTACCAGAAGGTGGcaagatcaagaatatttcCGCCGGTGAACATCACTCCCTGGTGTTATTGGAGGATGGGACCCTGTACACGTTTGGCCGTTTGGACATGTTTGAAGTTGGTATTGGCAAAGATCATTTGCCGCGCTACACTTACAAAGATGTGCATGGGAAGGCGCGTTCAGTGCCGCTACCTACGAAATTAACCGGGGTACCAGCCTTCAAGAACATTGCCGCTGGGTCCCATCATTCGCTCGCCATTGCCACGAATGGGATCGTGTACTCGTGGGGGTTCGGTGAGACGTATGCGGTTGGGCTGGGGCCCGCGGGGGAGGATGTCGAGACACCAACGAGGATCAAGAACACGGCGACACAGGATCACAACATTATTCTGGTGGGCTGTGGTGGCCAGTTCTCCGTGTCTGGGGGGGTCCCGCTGTCCGAGACAGCAGCTGAGAAGCGTGCGGACGAGATGGACGACGATTAGGGGTTGTGTAGTGTAGTGTGCTTCAAGTAATAAGGTTTGTAGATGTAGCGTTACGTAAGGATCAGCGTTTGTTATTGTCGGGGGGCTGACGTAAGCGGGGGCGTGGGGGCTTCTGAGCACCCGCTGATTGGCTCCCTTGAGCTGGGCGGTTATGTCACGGGTGCGCCATCGGGCGGGCCACGGGAGCCTCTCGAAGAACGCTGCCAGCGCAGATTGACACAGGGACAGCGTCCGCCACCACGTATTCCGGAATCTCGGATGTGCTCCTATTATCCTCCAGCGCTATCGCCATCGCCAGTGCTCTGCTCTGCTCTGTTTACCGGAAATATGCCATGCCACTCGAGAGAGAGACCCCCTCCGTGCGCTACTTTTGACATATCCGTCCTCGTCTGTCGAGAATAAGGGTATGCTTGCCTTTCTCCATGGATATTATCTAATGCCTTAATAAGTCAATCATCCTCCGCTAACTACatgtatgtatatatatataacgACACTCCCCTTCTCCCCCGTCTCCTCTTGCCTCGCATCACCTTCCCTCCCAGGTCCCCCAAACACAAACAAGCATGATGAGCTCGGTAAATAACCAAACACCACTACCACCAATCAAATACCTTTTCGACTCTCTAAGCGAGCCGAAACCAACGCAATGTCCGTCCGTATTCACGACTGCCGATAGCACCCCAAGAAGAGAACCCGCCCTCTcccaacaacaacaacagatATCGCCCATGACATCGCCGCTAATGACTCCACCTTTCATCCACAGAAACTCGCTAGATTTGGGCATCCTAGCAAACaccagcaacaacaacaacaacttcaCAGTGTTGTCCTCACCAAGAGACTACCATCCAACCACAGCCGCCGTAAATAACGAGAACCTGGCTCCTCAACAATCAGCTTACGGAAGACAGTCGAGAGGCCTTTTGCATCTTATTGACGCTTCACAGTATACCGCTGAGTTGAATCACGCGCCCGCGCTAATGAGAAGACATTCCACCATACCAAGAATGGATAATACCAAGATCCTGGGCGTCTCGCAACATCCATTgtctaataataatagcagTAATATCTCAGGGAAGAAGCTGAGAAGGAGAGGCTCTGGGAGAAGGTCCAGCTTGCCCAGGGGAACAGTGGAGGTATTGAATGGCTGGTTGTTGGAACATTTGAATAATCCATACCCTAATGtgcaagagaagaaattgttgCTGGAGTTGACAGGGTTGACCAAAGTACAACTTTCCAACTGGTTTATTAACGTGAGGAGAAGAAAAGTGTTTAATGAGAATTATGATTCGTATTTGAATCAGAAGAAACCAAATGCAGGCatttaaaaatttgtaAGAGTTAGTCGATAgtattatatattctgttttaagtcattaaattaaattatttaaagcgaattttttgtttttttgttttacATAGTTAGCTGGTTCTGGTTCTGGTTCGAACGGATCTAGCAAATTTATTGAGGAATATAgttatcatcttcattttcatcattgttCATCCCATCATGGGAACCAATGACATCACCTCTTTCATCGTCACGTTGTTTAGGCTTGAAATCACCTTCCTCTTGTGCTATGTCGCCACTCCCACCAAATCTAGATTGATTTGTGCTAAATGTACCCATAGCATCCGCAGGAGGTATATACCCACTACCATTATTATCTATATGTTCATTGAATCCATTATTACCCTCGGTATGCATCTGCTCAGCAAAGGGTAAGGCAAACCCACCTCGGGATgcatcaaattcaaatcttaATTCATCACTAACTTGTCCACCACCTCTACCTCTACCAAATTGTCTCCCATCTTCAAACCCAGGATCCAAATCAATAGTAATATGTTTATCATCCAACTTTGTATCAGAAAGATACTTCAATGCATTCAATGCCTCCTGTGCATTACTATAAATCACAAAGCAAAACCCACATGGCGTAAACTTAAATCTATCTAACCCCATAATAATCCTCTTAATAAACCCACACTTACTGAA
Coding sequences within:
- the NCAS0D03540 gene encoding uncharacterized protein codes for the protein MLVPEQQEPSCSRCYSTKEIYYGFRPNKPTLTPADYPDLSDKTAVVTGCNTGIGKHVVELLYQKNCNVIGVVRTDAKGEEAKKEIIANNPKSKGNITIIGGCDYLDLEKVPAVGGKIKEALGDKPLNIIIHNAGLMAPDNKGTSVQGYEAMFQTNVLGSQLLQHFLDPLFLKEDDISLKRIVWVSSGAHFLAPHPFGINWEDPLYESVPIAERPSQMTLYGQSKAGNIYQAKIWFEKNKEIAEKINCVSVSCYPGNLKTDLQRGWGLSLAIARALMWDGIYGAYSELFGALSPTLKSSDSGKYVVPFGEFHDPREDVKAALTNGVAEKVWEFVEEKIAPFVGDK
- the CBC2 gene encoding nuclear cap-binding protein subunit CBC2 (ancestral locus Anc_6.171) codes for the protein MPSLAEFDELKFDHSVKRLDKPSAYLLRKARKNPNGLEELRQSLQSATIYVGNLSFYTSEEQIYELFSKCGFIKRIIMGLDRFKFTPCGFCFVIYSNAQEALNALKYLSDTKLDDKHITIDLDPGFEDGRQFGRGRGGGQVSDELRFEFDASRGGFALPFAEQMHTEGNNGFNEHIDNNGSGYIPPADAMGTFSTNQSRFGGSGDIAQEEGDFKPKQRDDERGDVIGSHDGMNNDENEDDNYIPQ
- the SRM1 gene encoding Ran guanyl-nucleotide exchange factor (ancestral locus Anc_6.166) — protein: MVKRAATSEPESSHRQIKKVSRTHARNIINTQDDYKHLYLSVQPLDIFTWGSGPMCELGLGPLAKNKEVKRPRLNPFLPMDSVKIISFAVGGMHTIALDEESNVWSWGCNDVGALGRDTSGAKEQLKDMADAGSDSDDDDDGDLNELESTPTKIDRSMFPPLAEGHKIVQLGATDNLSCALFSNGEVYAWGTFRCNEGILGFYQDKIKIQRTPWRVPSFSKFNIVQMAPGKDHVLFLDEAGVVFAWGNGQQHQLGRKVMERFRLNTLDPRPFGLKHIKYIASGENHCFAVKKKDDSVVSWGLNQFGQCGISEQVEDGSLVTVPLAVQLPEGGKIKNISAGEHHSLVLLEDGTLYTFGRLDMFEVGIGKDHLPRYTYKDVHGKARSVPLPTKLTGVPAFKNIAAGSHHSLAIATNGIVYSWGFGETYAVGLGPAGEDVETPTRIKNTATQDHNIILVGCGGQFSVSGGVPLSETAAEKRADEMDDD
- the TOS8 gene encoding Tos8p (ancestral locus Anc_6.170), with protein sequence MMSSVNNQTPLPPIKYLFDSLSEPKPTQCPSVFTTADSTPRREPALSQQQQQISPMTSPLMTPPFIHRNSLDLGILANTSNNNNNFTVLSSPRDYHPTTAAVNNENLAPQQSAYGRQSRGLLHLIDASQYTAELNHAPALMRRHSTIPRMDNTKILGVSQHPLSNNNSSNISGKKLRRRGSGRRSSLPRGTVEVLNGWLLEHLNNPYPNVQEKKLLLELTGLTKVQLSNWFINVRRRKVFNENYDSYLNQKKPNAGI
- the NCAS0D03550 gene encoding uncharacterized protein, translating into MLNATAILVSQIREYQSLNGIYYKMTDTILSNNSYPYFGVLQILLAVQFALNIYLLLTSSFNWWLFFLIVVAQLTSGTALMHEPKNLLIEASGMTHFSLFAGFLYAPMVLLYRHGILTVFMGFLIEYVIFTMDYILILADYIPNQ